A window from Pseudomonas moraviensis encodes these proteins:
- the rssB gene encoding two-component system response regulator RssB, with translation MPKTSATLLIIDDDEVVRASLAAYLEDSGFSVLQAGNGQQGLQVFEQDEPDLVICDLRMPQMGGLELIRQVTERSPQTPVIVVSGAGVMNDAVEALRLGAADYLIKPLEDLAVLEHSVRRALDRARLLLENQRYREKLEKANRELEASLNLLQEDQNAGRQVQMNMLPDSPWSIDEFNFAHLIIPSLYLSGDFVDYFRVDERRVAFYLADVSGHGASSAFVTVLLKFMTTRLLFESKRSGTLPEFKPSEVLGHINRGLISCKLGKHVTMVGGVIDEETGLLTYSIGGHLPLPVLYTPDSVRYLEGRGLPVGLFNEATYEDHVLELPPTFSLTLMSDGILDLLPEATLKEKEAALPERVKSAGGSLDGLRQVFGLATLGEMPDDIALLVLSRNLQ, from the coding sequence ATGCCAAAAACCAGTGCCACGCTGCTGATAATCGATGATGACGAGGTAGTGCGCGCGAGCCTCGCGGCCTATCTGGAAGACAGTGGTTTCAGCGTCCTGCAGGCCGGCAACGGTCAACAGGGTCTTCAGGTATTCGAGCAAGACGAGCCCGATCTGGTGATCTGCGATCTGCGCATGCCGCAGATGGGCGGTCTCGAACTGATTCGTCAGGTCACCGAGCGCTCGCCGCAAACGCCGGTGATCGTGGTCTCGGGTGCCGGGGTGATGAACGACGCGGTCGAGGCCCTGCGCCTCGGCGCGGCAGATTACCTGATCAAGCCTCTCGAAGATCTGGCTGTGCTCGAGCACTCTGTGCGCCGGGCCCTGGATCGTGCGCGGCTGCTACTGGAAAACCAGCGTTACCGCGAGAAGCTGGAAAAGGCCAACCGCGAGCTCGAAGCCAGCCTGAACCTGCTCCAGGAAGACCAGAACGCCGGTCGCCAGGTGCAGATGAACATGCTGCCGGACAGCCCGTGGAGCATCGACGAATTCAACTTTGCCCACCTGATCATCCCGTCGTTGTACCTGTCGGGTGATTTTGTCGACTATTTCCGCGTCGACGAGCGTCGGGTCGCGTTCTACCTGGCGGATGTTTCCGGGCATGGCGCGTCATCAGCCTTCGTCACTGTGCTGTTGAAGTTCATGACCACGCGTCTGCTCTTCGAATCGAAACGCAGCGGTACCTTGCCGGAGTTCAAGCCTTCGGAAGTGCTCGGTCATATCAACCGGGGGCTGATCAGTTGTAAGCTGGGTAAACACGTCACAATGGTCGGTGGAGTCATCGACGAGGAGACCGGTTTGTTGACCTATAGCATCGGCGGCCATCTGCCGTTGCCTGTGTTGTACACGCCTGACAGTGTTCGTTATCTCGAAGGTCGTGGTCTGCCGGTGGGGCTGTTCAATGAAGCCACCTACGAAGACCACGTGCTTGAGCTGCCGCCGACGTTCAGCCTGACGCTGATGTCTGATGGCATTCTGGACCTTTTGCCGGAAGCAACGCTCAAAGAAAAAGAGGCTGCTTTGCCCGAACGGGTGAAGTCAGCGGGCGGCAGCCTGGATGGTCTGCGGCAAGTGTTTGGTTTGGCCACGCTAGGGGAGATGCCGGATGATATCGCCCTGTTGGTGTTGAGCAGGAATCTTCAATGA
- the rssC gene encoding anti-sigma factor antagonist RssC: MSTGRIQFAEQDGTFVLKFVGEVRLTLCSALDATIEKIFTALNFNAIVIDLTETRSIDSTTLGLLAKLSILSRQKVGLLPTVVTTHEDITRLLQSMGFEQVFNIVNHPVPCPECLDDLPDQDQSEEVVRIKVLEAHKILMGLNDSNREAFHDLVNALERH; encoded by the coding sequence ATGAGTACCGGTAGAATCCAGTTCGCCGAGCAGGACGGCACCTTCGTCCTGAAGTTCGTCGGTGAAGTTCGCCTGACCCTGTGTTCGGCGTTGGATGCGACTATTGAGAAAATCTTCACCGCGCTGAACTTCAACGCGATCGTGATCGATTTGACCGAAACCCGCAGCATCGACAGCACCACCCTCGGCCTGCTGGCCAAACTGTCGATCCTGTCGCGGCAGAAGGTCGGTCTGTTGCCGACGGTTGTCACCACCCACGAAGACATCACCCGGCTATTGCAGTCGATGGGCTTCGAGCAGGTGTTCAACATCGTCAACCACCCGGTGCCGTGCCCGGAGTGCCTGGACGACCTGCCGGATCAGGATCAGTCGGAAGAGGTGGTGCGCATCAAAGTGCTGGAAGCGCACAAGATTCTCATGGGCCTGAACGATTCCAATCGTGAGGCGTTTCATGATCTGGTGAATGCCCTCGAAAGACACTGA
- the tal gene encoding transaldolase has protein sequence MTSKLEQLKQFTTVVADTGDFEAIARVKPVDATTNPSLLLKASAIHGYAELLNDCVRDCKGDVGLASDRFGVAVGKEILNVVPGRISTEVDARLSFDQDAILKRAHRLIELYDKAGVGRDRVLIKIASTWEGIRAAEILEKEGIQTNLTLLFSFAQAAACADAGVFLISPFVGRIYDWYKKANGNDYTGADDPGVQSVTRIYNYYKANDYKTVVMGASFRNINQIEQLAGCDRLTISPELLEKLAADTGKLERKLAPGNAGEARLSLNEAQFRWLSNEDAMATEKLAEGIRQFARDQEKLEALLQAKL, from the coding sequence ATGACTTCCAAGCTGGAACAACTCAAACAGTTCACCACCGTGGTTGCCGACACCGGCGACTTCGAAGCGATCGCCCGGGTCAAACCGGTCGACGCCACCACCAACCCTTCCCTGCTGCTCAAGGCCTCGGCGATTCACGGTTACGCCGAACTGCTGAACGATTGCGTCCGCGACTGCAAGGGCGATGTCGGCCTGGCCAGCGACCGTTTCGGCGTCGCAGTGGGCAAGGAAATCCTCAACGTGGTTCCTGGCCGCATTTCCACTGAAGTGGATGCGCGCCTGTCCTTCGACCAGGACGCGATCCTCAAGCGTGCACACCGCCTGATCGAGCTGTACGACAAGGCTGGCGTCGGCCGCGACCGCGTGCTGATCAAGATCGCCTCGACCTGGGAAGGTATCCGCGCCGCCGAGATCCTCGAGAAAGAAGGCATCCAGACCAACCTGACCCTGCTGTTCTCCTTCGCCCAGGCCGCCGCCTGCGCCGACGCCGGTGTCTTCCTGATTTCGCCGTTCGTGGGCCGCATCTACGACTGGTACAAGAAGGCCAACGGTAACGACTACACCGGTGCCGATGATCCGGGCGTGCAGTCGGTGACGCGCATCTACAACTACTACAAGGCCAATGATTACAAGACCGTGGTCATGGGCGCGAGCTTCCGCAACATCAACCAGATCGAGCAACTGGCCGGCTGCGATCGCCTGACCATCAGCCCGGAACTGCTGGAAAAACTCGCCGCCGACACCGGCAAGCTGGAACGCAAACTGGCACCGGGCAACGCCGGGGAAGCGCGTCTGAGCCTCAACGAAGCGCAATTCCGCTGGTTGTCCAACGAAGACGCGATGGCCACCGAGAAACTGGCTGAAGGCATCCGTCAGTTCGCACGCGACCAGGAGAAGCTGGAAGCGTTGCTGCAGGCCAAGCTGTGA
- a CDS encoding cellulase family glycosylhydrolase, which produces MKSAQRNKLAALVLMAIGATSQVHASELFPNLPAKTIGVQVKIQSFTAADAAQIKAAGFSFVRFGVWSDSLTAKAYQKQVSDAFAAAASAGLPVLLTVRAIKALPATSPAELNAAGATFANAVTGLEKSWSSQLVAIEIWNEPDLETYWPTRNFDTTFVPFMAGMCKAFEGQTQTTPRVGFGFARPPSAGSASTVALKSIVSDYPKCLNAVSYHPYGMTATQISNAQTFIQQNFNLPGVISEWGVSALASNGGPEGQATRINAFIADVKRLNIPLTSIYEWRNSDSGSNDREKNFGFLTSDGQPKPARLSVEGLLNAE; this is translated from the coding sequence ATGAAATCAGCACAGCGCAATAAACTCGCCGCCCTCGTCCTGATGGCAATCGGTGCCACCAGTCAGGTTCATGCCAGTGAGCTGTTCCCCAACCTTCCAGCGAAAACCATCGGCGTTCAGGTGAAGATCCAGAGCTTTACCGCTGCCGATGCCGCGCAGATCAAAGCGGCAGGTTTCAGCTTTGTGCGCTTCGGCGTGTGGAGCGACAGCCTCACCGCCAAGGCTTATCAGAAACAGGTCAGCGACGCCTTCGCCGCCGCTGCTTCCGCCGGACTGCCGGTGCTGCTGACCGTGCGCGCAATCAAGGCATTGCCCGCGACTTCGCCCGCTGAACTGAACGCAGCCGGTGCTACGTTTGCCAACGCCGTGACCGGGCTGGAAAAATCCTGGAGTTCGCAATTGGTCGCGATCGAAATCTGGAACGAGCCGGATCTGGAAACCTACTGGCCAACCCGCAATTTCGACACCACGTTCGTGCCGTTCATGGCAGGTATGTGCAAGGCCTTCGAAGGCCAGACGCAGACGACACCGCGCGTCGGTTTCGGCTTCGCCCGGCCGCCAAGCGCCGGTTCTGCCTCAACGGTGGCGCTGAAAAGCATCGTCAGCGATTACCCCAAATGCCTCAACGCGGTGTCCTATCACCCTTACGGCATGACCGCTACGCAGATCAGCAACGCGCAGACGTTTATCCAGCAGAACTTCAATCTGCCGGGGGTCATCAGTGAGTGGGGAGTTTCGGCCCTCGCCTCCAACGGCGGGCCTGAGGGGCAGGCGACCAGGATCAACGCGTTTATCGCTGACGTTAAACGTCTGAATATCCCGCTGACATCTATCTATGAATGGCGCAACAGTGATTCAGGCAGCAATGATCGCGAGAAGAACTTCGGCTTTCTCACTTCCGACGGTCAGCCAAAACCGGCACGGTTGTCCGTGGAAGGTTTGTTGAACGCTGAGTAG
- a CDS encoding low molecular weight protein-tyrosine-phosphatase, which translates to MFKKILVVCVGNICRSPTAELLLRNALGPSAITVSSAGLSARVGEGVEASARQVLEEHGHCAEAFKARQLTSDIVNDSDLILVMEKAHVNQVLKIASHARGKVFLLGKWQSEREIHDPYRQGKAAFIHAHALIEDAVSSWAKRLGH; encoded by the coding sequence TTGTTCAAAAAGATCCTCGTTGTCTGCGTGGGCAATATATGCCGAAGTCCGACGGCTGAACTGCTGCTGCGCAACGCGCTGGGCCCGTCCGCCATCACGGTGTCCTCCGCCGGCCTGTCCGCCCGCGTGGGCGAGGGCGTCGAAGCCTCGGCGCGGCAGGTTCTCGAAGAACACGGGCACTGCGCCGAGGCTTTCAAGGCGCGGCAACTGACTTCGGACATCGTCAATGACTCGGATTTGATCCTGGTCATGGAAAAGGCCCACGTCAATCAAGTGCTGAAGATTGCCTCGCACGCCAGAGGCAAAGTGTTTCTGCTCGGCAAATGGCAGAGCGAGCGCGAAATACATGACCCGTATCGTCAAGGCAAGGCCGCTTTTATTCATGCCCACGCATTGATTGAAGATGCTGTTAGTTCATGGGCAAAGCGTCTCGGGCATTGA
- a CDS encoding polysaccharide biosynthesis tyrosine autokinase produces MQLPSVIGSRDNDQDSIDLLGIFGSLIDQKWLIGALTGAFMVTGVAYAVLATPVYLANALVQVEPKKNDMLGFSDLNSMLGGQSPSVTEIGIIKSRAVIGKTVDDLRLDIDVTPNTFPLIGGFLSRRYRGESETSVAPPRFGLSSYAWGGERLEFTRLELPKDLLGKKLTLIAGEQQRFQLFDENDNLLAEGVAGEAFANDGVEGQIAQLAANPGTRFQVVRNPRIVTIQGYQDALDISEQGKESGIIRLALASSDAGEAVKILNKIASLYVEQNVRRTSAEAAQSLAFLQSQLPQVKRDLAKASDALNAYQTHGKTVNISLETQSVLGQSVALETRISELKMQQAELDRKFTKQHPAYRALMTQIGELTQQQKSLEGKVQDLPATQQELLNLTRDVEVASQIYTQLLNKSQELDIVRAGAVGNVRLIDTADVDLTSPIKPKKPLIVLIATLLGAFVGVALVLLRKSLSRGLEGPEGIEQLGLPVYASIPYSALQEEEDSKKGRARDGVDKPAYLLALRNPTDLSIESIRSLRTCLHFAGLDSTNNRIMISGPSPQVGKTFVSSNLAAVMALSGQRVVLIDADMRKGHLHKTLNTPISNGLSDLLVKRCTLEQAINTVEIDNLHFISRGQVPPNPSELLMHANFRELLAQLSERYDLVIIDTPPLLAVTDAAIVGREAGISLIVTRFGVNPAKEIELTIRRFAQNGIELKGAVFNGVEKRAASYYGGTGYYNYEYASDKS; encoded by the coding sequence ATGCAGTTACCGTCCGTAATCGGCTCCCGCGACAATGATCAAGACAGTATTGATCTGCTCGGCATCTTTGGCAGCCTGATCGACCAGAAGTGGCTGATCGGCGCGCTGACCGGTGCCTTCATGGTCACTGGCGTCGCCTATGCGGTGCTGGCGACGCCGGTGTATCTGGCGAACGCGCTGGTGCAGGTCGAACCGAAAAAGAACGACATGCTCGGTTTCTCCGACCTCAACAGCATGCTCGGTGGGCAATCGCCATCGGTGACCGAAATCGGCATCATCAAATCCCGCGCGGTAATCGGCAAAACCGTTGATGACCTGCGCCTGGATATCGACGTCACTCCCAACACGTTTCCGTTGATCGGCGGCTTTCTTTCGCGGCGCTATCGCGGCGAAAGCGAGACCAGCGTAGCGCCGCCGCGCTTCGGTCTGAGCAGTTATGCCTGGGGCGGTGAGCGTCTGGAGTTCACACGGCTGGAATTGCCGAAAGACCTGCTCGGCAAGAAACTCACCCTGATCGCCGGCGAGCAACAGCGCTTCCAGTTGTTCGATGAGAACGACAATCTGCTCGCCGAAGGTGTGGCCGGTGAAGCGTTTGCCAACGACGGTGTAGAAGGGCAGATCGCGCAACTGGCGGCCAACCCCGGTACGCGTTTTCAAGTGGTGCGCAATCCACGGATCGTGACCATTCAGGGCTATCAGGACGCACTGGATATTTCCGAGCAAGGCAAGGAGTCGGGGATCATTCGTCTGGCGCTGGCCAGCTCCGACGCTGGCGAAGCGGTGAAGATTCTCAACAAGATCGCCTCGCTCTACGTCGAGCAAAACGTGCGCCGCACCTCGGCGGAGGCCGCGCAAAGCCTGGCGTTCCTGCAGAGTCAGTTGCCGCAGGTCAAACGCGATCTGGCCAAGGCCAGCGACGCCTTGAATGCCTACCAGACCCATGGCAAGACCGTGAATATCTCGCTGGAAACCCAGTCGGTGCTGGGCCAGTCGGTGGCGCTGGAAACGCGCATTTCCGAACTGAAAATGCAGCAGGCCGAGCTTGATCGCAAGTTCACCAAACAGCACCCGGCTTATCGAGCCCTGATGACGCAGATCGGCGAGCTGACCCAACAGCAGAAATCCCTCGAAGGCAAGGTTCAGGACCTGCCCGCCACCCAGCAGGAATTGCTCAACCTGACCCGCGACGTTGAAGTGGCCTCGCAGATCTACACGCAGTTGCTGAACAAATCCCAGGAACTGGACATCGTCCGCGCCGGGGCCGTTGGCAATGTGCGTTTGATCGACACCGCTGACGTCGACCTGACGAGCCCGATCAAACCGAAGAAACCGCTGATCGTGCTGATCGCGACGTTGCTCGGTGCGTTCGTCGGCGTGGCCCTGGTGTTGCTGCGCAAATCCCTCAGTCGAGGCCTCGAAGGCCCGGAGGGCATCGAGCAGTTGGGCCTGCCGGTTTATGCGTCGATTCCCTACAGTGCCTTGCAGGAGGAAGAGGACAGTAAAAAGGGCCGCGCCCGCGATGGCGTTGATAAACCGGCCTACTTGCTGGCGCTGCGCAATCCGACCGATCTGTCGATCGAATCGATCCGCAGCCTGCGCACGTGCCTGCACTTTGCCGGGCTCGACTCGACCAACAACCGCATCATGATTTCCGGGCCGAGCCCGCAGGTCGGCAAGACTTTTGTCTCGTCCAACCTCGCGGCGGTCATGGCCCTGAGCGGCCAGCGCGTGGTGCTGATCGACGCCGACATGCGCAAAGGGCACCTGCACAAAACCCTCAACACTCCGATCAGCAACGGTCTGTCCGACCTGCTGGTCAAGCGCTGCACCCTCGAGCAGGCGATCAACACTGTCGAGATCGACAACCTGCATTTCATCAGCCGGGGACAGGTGCCGCCCAATCCTTCCGAGTTGCTGATGCACGCCAACTTCCGTGAGCTGCTGGCGCAACTCAGCGAGCGCTATGACCTGGTGATCATCGACACGCCGCCACTGCTGGCGGTGACCGATGCCGCCATCGTCGGTCGTGAGGCCGGCATCAGCCTGATCGTCACC